The DNA window tatatatatatatatatatatatatatatatatatatatatatatataacagaataaacaCAGGAATTAAGGAAGACATACACGTTAAAAAGTACTTATTCAAGATACAGAAGATTAAGTATTAAGTACATTATTAAGACCAGTTTTTCTATGGGAGACTGAGTGCTGTCATTGTTACATTGAAAATTATGCAAATGTGCCAGCATGCATATTCAAATTTGGACCATGGAGGTTATTAACAATGCCACACAGATGAGGGGCATTGCCAGACTATTTGTCTGATCGGAGGCAGTATCACTCAGGCCCAAACAGCCAATATAACTCAAGCAGTCATGTACCCTTCAACAAAAATCAGTAGAATGTGtaataaaattaatacatgATAACTGGAGTGGTTGACTTCCACGGATCTGCTGGGATCTGTCTTTGCGATTGGAGTTTAATATTTTCAAGATTAAGTTTCCTCAGTACTGTTCCACacatcagcactgcagtagCATAATTTATTGCAAGTGATTAAGACAGAGCCCTCCTTCCAATAGGGTCTCAGTGGTTTAAGTCATGGCAACCACAAACATAAAACAGCAAATAGTGCAAGGACAGAAAATACTGTTGCAGTGGTGCTGTAAACACTACACAATAAATTCACACTTATGGAATCTTATAAAAAGAGGAATTAGAAAAGGTAAAACATCAAAACTgtaaatacacactatatatatatatatatatatatatatatatatatatatatatatatatatatatatatatatatatattaaaagtaATAACATCATGTTGTGTCAGAACAGGTTAACATATTTAAAAGTGGTTTTATGGAGTGGTAAGAAACAGGTGCTTCCTTGGATaaagtataaaaatataataacattagTAAACATAATAATGTGAATTATTATTCAGGGCCCAGCTGAGGCAAAGCTGGCTGCTGCTTCAAGAAGCATTTGGACAAGAGTCTTCCCCATCTCTCCCCATTCCCCgtctacactgtgtgtgtgtgtgtgtgtgtgtgtgtgtacacaatcAAAATAAATGGAATGTACATAATGTTACAGATTTTTTCCCAAAAACACAATTCGCTACAAgaggaatgggggggggggggcattcaGCATAAGCACATaagaataatgaaataataatgagAGGTCCCAATCAGTTTTCATGTAGTTTGCCATGTTAATATTTATGAGTAGCCTTCCTTtaagaataaaagaaaacctTCATGGCCCTAAAGGACACTAACAACAGGTCGGACCCATCCCACAGTGTCATTCGTTTTCAGTAACTTTGGTCTCTTATTTTAACGGTGGCATCAGTTAGGAAAACAAGAAGACTGCATTCTGTAAAATATTGCACTTTTCTGCAATTTAACACTGGTCTGCTTTGGAGCAGTGTGGAAAGGTGAGCATATGCTTTCCATACATAAATTATTCTTAAAACTCTTAGAAAATAACCTGCATATATATTCAATGTAAACATATTCAAACATCATttctcttaaaaaaaataagcttacctaaagggcccatatcccaCATTTCTTGTATTTTCGTTGTAACACAGTAAGCGCCATTTACAATATACAACATTTgtcccttagaattaaacaggctgtttttgttacagcaCCGTTGATACTGATAAAAGATTaacaagctctgttctgactgcgCTGTGCTGTGTCTCATTCAAATATCACTCAAACACTTCTGAGAACTGCATTATGAATGGGGGAGCTAAACGGCAGTCAGCCGTGTAAAGGAGCTGGTTctcataacataaaaaaattaattcaaaACAAACTGTTTTTGCAGCTAAGGCTTTTtttacacagcaggtaaaagtggcttAAGTTCAATATTTTTGCTCAAATGTGACAGATTTGTTACTTGCATGGCAAAgtacacagaaaacacactaaTCGTGAAATTTTCAATTCCGATTTGGGCCACATTTATATTGTGTCCTAAAATCTGATACGCATTTGGTATGTGGCAATGTGACCTAAGTCTGAACAGCCATGTTGGAATTCATGCGAAAGTTGCATAAGTCTAGCTCAAGCTTTACGGGAATGTCATTAAAATGGCCACTACTCATCAAAGCAACATGGCACTTAATGAGCGATTAAACCCAGGTTAAAccaagagaaaagagaaaaaaaagggggaaaaagggAGTCAAAGGAGCCTCTTCACACAAATCGAGGCTCTGCATTCAGTATTCTATGTGCCTTTTCTAACATTCTCCTTCACAGCAggtaaatggaaaaaaatagaGGGTTTGTTCTCTGTTTGATTGTCTTTCACAGTTAAACACAGAACTATGCAATGATTACATTTTCATGTAAGTCAATTTGAGCactttgttttagtttttactGTCCGTCCTACAGCAAGtttcacctgctgtgtgaacgcagCCTTAGTTTCCAAATATGTACAAGGGAGCTTTACATTCTCCTCCCTCTTTAGTAAAATGAGGGAAGGTCAGTTTTCCATGATAGGGCCATGTTAAGAAATCCTTCAGGGTAATCAATAAATATCCTTCAGTCCATAGTTCCCTTAACTTGATAACCaagatgggtcatttatgccaGTACTGTTCCACCTAAGGTAGTACTGGTACTTATTCACCCAGTATGTTCTGTTCCTTCACAATGccatgtaaaactaataaaatacaACTAATAACTTCAAGTGTAATgttataatgttgctttaacaatGTTTCCTCAAAAATGCCTAGGAGCTTTGGTAGCATCTGCTGAGGCTGACCAGGAAGGTTTTACAGCGTTCAGGGGCACTAATAAGAACACAGCTAAGCTCTTCCTTTGGCTTTTGAACCTTCAGTATGCATTTCTGTGGAAGAATGtccagagctctcagcagcagctcacaCTCCAGAGGTACTGTAGGCTGTCCTACATCCATGAATGCTGAGCTCCAAAATTTATATATAGAGAAGAGTTTAGAGATTAGAGAAGAGTGCAGCGGAAGAAACTTGGCTTCTTGGAGCGATTCTCAGTGATCTTGACTGGGCCTCCTCCTGATGGATTATTTTCATTCTACACacagaaaaccaaaaacaaatagGCATTCAGTTTTAATGGCAGTAGTCGCACCAAAAAGTTTAGGCTAAATATTTTAAGGCCAATTTGTTTATGTAAACTTTCAGCATTTGTACACAGTCATTTGGTAGATAACtgtagtaaaggtaaaggtgcacgtatttgtcactgtacagtgtacactgtacagcgaaatgtgtcctccgcatttaacccatctggtagtgaacacacactcacacacacacatgtgttaggggcagtgagtacacacacacacccagagcggtgggcagccaactccagcgcccggggagcagagagggtaaagggccttgctcaagggcccaacagtggcagcttgccgagcccgggaatcgaacccacaaccctgttatcgatatccctgcgctctaaccgctgagccaccactgcagaCTGCAGTACTTTGTAGGAAGCAAGTGGACAGACTACTTTAGAAATAATAAGCATTTACCGCCCTAACACATACATTAACAAGACTGACAAACATGGTGGAGAAAGTACAAAACATTTGTATTATAGTGAAAGTAGTAATACTTCtggtactatatatatatatatatatatatatattgcaagaaaaagtaagtgaacgcTTTGGGATTACCTGTAATTATGCATTgacttactaaaaaaaaaatgttatctTAGTTGTAATTATAGTCAAACACAATCTATCtaaaacaataaacacaaacagtTCTACTGTTTAAGTATCTTATTGAGCATGTTGATTTCccctttctcctgtaaaatgttttttttatgtgttgctactgatgtatttagtctatGATTACATGttctgtgataaatattgtgtatcgtaaaaaatgtcagtatttttaccatatcacccagttCAAACCAAATTTATTACTACAGCACTACAGTTACAGCGCTGACATGCTTGTAAAGTTCACTCCATGCACCTTATTACACTTTTCATGTTTAATGCCACCTCAttattttcagttttacaaCTAAAtcttttatttctcattttcatgAGTACAAATCCACAAGTACTTGTATAATTGTGTATTTCAATATCCAAACTGACAGTACTATTGAGTTACTGCAGTTACTATGCTATAtgatttgaataaaaaaaaaagttttatttctgTACAATATCCACAGACAAATAAAACTCACCATTTTCCTATTAAGTCTGGTCATAATATCTCTGCTGAGAGTGAAGAATGCCTGAGATAAAATAAGTCGTAATACAATTAGCACATAACAGATCTATAtggcaatttatatatatatatatactaaaatatatccattaacaagcacatatacacatattttcTCTTACCTCTTCCACATTTGTGCTGGACTTAGCACTAGTCTCTAAGAACTTGATACCATAGTCAATGGCTAGCTGTAGAACATTCAGAAACAAATGCATAAATAGACCACCAGGTTCCCCTCAGAGCTtctaatataaacaaaaaaatcaattaGTATTTTAAATTGCCACTACTGACCTTTTCCCCTCTTTCTTTTGATACTTGTCTCTTATCATTCATGTCACATTTGTTCCCCAGAATCATTCGCTCCACATCAGATGATGCATGCTGTTAATGAGTAAAGTACAACAGagagaaaatacatttattcaCTTTTGCTAGCAGCCTATCAATGCCATTTTAAGACATTCATAAAACTCTTTGTCAGAAATGTCATTCATTAGGATCTCACCTCCTCAATGTTTCTGATCCAGTTCTTAATGTTGTCAAATGACTTCTCATTAGTGATATCATATACCAGCATGATGCCCTGAAACATAAAAACAGCACAGGAAGACTGCAGATTTTTTACAGTATATTACAGAGATTACATTTCATAGTCTCGTTCATTGTGTAAAATAGTACTTAagcagtggtggtgtaatgCAAATATTCACTTTTATTAGTGCAAGTTAAAGCATGCGCAAACCTCACCATTGCTCCTCTATAATAAGCTGTGGTAATGGTTCTAAATCtctcctgtcctgctgtatccctgtaaaacacacacaaacattgatATCCAGTCTCATTTTTGCAACCCGAATGAGTACATCCTTCCTGAGACTCACCAAATCTGAAGCTTGATTTTCTTGCCATCCAACTCAATTGTTCTAATTTTAAAGTCAATTCCTGCAACAAGAGTAAAACAAATATATCAAGATGTGAAATAGCTTCTCTAACTGATGCAAACACTGCTTTTATAACCTCCACAAAAATGTGCAGCAATGTGGCAGTGTGTTTACTGGGTAACCTCCGAAATGCAAAGAGTAGAAAGGTTGCAAAATTAAACATCTTCCTGATCCCTTCCTTTTGACAT is part of the Salminus brasiliensis chromosome 17, fSalBra1.hap2, whole genome shotgun sequence genome and encodes:
- the rab8b gene encoding ras-related protein Rab-8B, coding for MAKTYDYLFKLLLIGDSGVGKTCLLFRFSEDAFNTTFISTIGIDFKIRTIELDGKKIKLQIWDTAGQERFRTITTAYYRGAMGIMLVYDITNEKSFDNIKNWIRNIEEHASSDVERMILGNKCDMNDKRQVSKERGEKLAIDYGIKFLETSAKSSTNVEEAFFTLSRDIMTRLNRKMNENNPSGGGPVKITENRSKKPSFFRCTLL